The DNA region TATCACTATTCTTTTGCGGAACTCAAGTGAATATGCTTTCATTAGCTTTGGCTACTAAATGATATTTTATTGTACCTCATAACAGCGCGAAGCGCTGTAAATTTGGTGCGTTACGGTGATGATTTTGTCATTGCGTCTGGGGATTGGATACAAGCTATTCGTGCTGTTGAGCAAATTAACAAATGGTTGGGCGATATTTATCTGAAGCTGCAACCGGAAAAAACTCAGATTTTCGCTCCTGATGAGGAGTTTACTTTTCTCGGTTATCGCTTTTTAAATGGTGAAGTAATTCCACCACCTCCTCCCAAAGTCGGGGAACTGACGCAGCGGGATTCGGGAACACCTTATCAATCAAAGGTTCGCCCAACACCTGTTTTTTCTCAACCTCCGAAAGCTTGTAGCTTACTCAAACCAGTTAAGTTTCCTGTTGCCAATTGTGAACATTTTTGGAAGGAACCCATGACTACTTTATATATAACCGACCAAGGTGCTTACTTGAGCATTCGCAATCAACAATTTCAGGTTTTTGATCGGGGAGAACTACGGATTAAAGTGCCAGCGAATCGAGTCAGCCATATCGTTTTATTCGGTTGTTGCAATTTATCACACGGAGCAGTTTCTTGTGCTTTGCGGCGACGAATTCCGGTGCTATATCTTTCTCAAAAGGGGCGGTATTTCGGGCGTTTACAAACTGATGGGCAAGCTAGAGTAGAATATTTGGGACGGCAGGTAGAATGTTCGCAAAATTCCGAATTCACGCGCCGACAAGCGGAAGCAATTGTTTGGGCTAAGTTGCATAATTCTCGTGCTTTGTTGCTAAAATTAAATCGTCGTCGTCCTAGTAAAATTGCCGGGGAAGCATTGGAATCAATTGCTAATTTAATGGATAAGTTACCTTATGCTGAATCGATGGATGCACTGCGGGGATACGAAGGAAAAGCAGCTACTTTGTATTTTCAAGCATTAGGTTCTTTGTTTACCGGAAGTTTTGCTTTTGAAAAACGCACCAAGCGTCCTCCAACTGACCCAATTAATAGTTTAATGAGTTTGGGATATACGTTGTTGAGTCAAAATGTTTGCTCTTTCATCGAATTAATGGGTTTGCATACTCATTTTGGTAATTTGCACGTTCCCCGCGACAATCATCCGGCGTTAGTTTCGGATTTGATGGAAGAATTTCGCGCCCAATTAGTAGATTCTTTGGTGTCTTATTTGGTGAATTCTAAAATTTTGAACTCGGAGGATTTCACTTTGCCAGATGAACGGGGTGGCGTGTTTTTGCAACCTCATGCGTTGAAAAAGTTTTTGAAACATTGGGAAGAAAAGTTGCAGTCGGAATTAACCCATCCGCATACGGGGTACAAAGTTAGTTTTCGCCGCTGTTTGGAGTTGCAAGTGCGAGAATACATTGCTTGTTTGATGGGGGAAGTTGATACTTATCGTCCGATGATTTGGAACCTTTAAAAAGTTAATAGCAACCGCCAAAGCGATTAATCCATCCTTGGTTGCCCAAATCATGCTCAAACCATAAGTTTTTCTGAATCTTCTGCCTTTTGCTATAACTAACTGAGGGGGTCAGCCGATGGCTGAAACCCTCATTATTTCGTTGACCCCCTCAGATAACCCTCTGAGTAAGGGTTTGAAGTGGGTGTTATTCTGGGTTATTGAAAAGATTTGTCTCGTTTTTGCTTGCCCAACTTGACCCCCTCAGATTTAGGGGTGTAGAATTAGCTCAATACTTGGCTTTTAGAAGCTAAGGGATTGACTCTTACTGAAGAGAAAAGGTGTTGAAACAGTTCCGGTTCCTTGGGTGTCCTTAGGACCCCCGTGATTGACTCTTACTGAAGAGAAAAGGTGTTGAAACATCTTGAGATGTTCCACTCATTTCTTGCAAAAACCCGATTGACTCTTACTGAAGAGAAAAGGTGTTGAAACTCAGTTATTCCCATTGAGTTCATCGATGGGTCGAAACGATCAGTTGATTGACTCTTACTGAAGAGAAAAGGTGTTGAAACCGTCGGACGTATTTTCAACGTCCCAATAGGATATAGAGATTGACTCTTACTGAAGAGAAAAGGTGTTGAAACAGTGTTGCTCGTCCTTGGAAGTCATCACCCGGTTCACTAGAAGGATTGACTCTTACTGAAGAGAAAAGGTGTTGAAACCAATTATTGGCATTATACGAGGCTGAGTGCCAAATGCATAGGATTGACTCTTACTGAAGAGAAAAGGTGTTGAAACCATTTCTCAGGGGTTTTTCCGCAGTTACAAAGTTGTTCAGGATTGACTCTTACTGAAGAGAAAAGGTGTTGAAACCTTCCTGATTACTCCTTAGTTTATGCGTTGCATTTTCACAGATTGACTCTTACTGAAGAGAAAAGGTGTTGAAACTTGAGCCATGAACGCTGACCAGAGGGGTAAATGGATTGACTCTTACTGAAGAGAAAAGGTGTTGAAACAATATCATTACCTCCTCCGCCTATTAGTGTATCGGGATTGACTCTTACTGAAGAGAAAAGGTGTTGAAACCTCGTTTGGTAAAGCACTTGGATGAGAGCAATCTATTGATTGACTCTTACTGAAGAGAAAAGGTGTTGAAACATTAAGGCGAAAATTATCAAATATCCCGAAAAAATTAAGATTGACTCTTACTGAAGAGAAAAGGTGTTGAAACCTTTTAGGTAAAGGATAAGGAAAATTGTAACTAGGATTGACTCTTACTGAAGAGAAAAGGTGTTGAAACACTGACCAAAAGCATATTATCCCCTGGATAGTTTATTAATCCAGGGGTTTGTTTTTATGAAATATTTACAAGTAAGACTGTTTTTTGAATTTCGACTTTTAACTTTTAACCTGAAACAAGCTTGCTCAGTAAATTTTCAACTCATATACCAACTCATATACTAATATCTGTACTCGAATACGAACGCAAATACCGGACTGTAAATATGGAGATGTAGAGTTTTAAACCCAATTAATGACAGCAATCTTCATCACCCAACCTGGCAGTTACTTAAAAGCCAAATATCATTACTTCCAAGTATTTCAGCAAAACAAACTGTGTTTACAAATACACTCTTCTCAAGTTAGTCAAATTACCTTGTTTGACAACTGCCGCTTACAATCCCAAGCAGCATCCTTAGCTGAATCTTTAGCAATTCCAGTCCTGTTTCTTGACAATCAAGGTAATTATTTAGGACGCTTGCAACTAGAATCACAACATTCAGCAAAATACTTTCAACAGCAAATCAAACGTACCCAAAATCTGAACTTTACCAAAACAATAGCCGAAAGTATTGTCCGCGCTTACTTACACAATTGTTGTGTCGTTCTCTTTCATTTGACCGCAAATCATTCTACTCCCAAAGTAGAAATAGCAATGGAAATGCTAGACCTGTTAATTGATGATTTGCCGATGGCAGATTCAATCCACGCACTGCGGGAATACTCCACTACAGGTGCTTCCCTATATTATCAATCCATCACTGAATTACTGGCAAAAGCTTTTAACTTCCAGTGTACTTGTCGCCCACATTTCGACTCAATTAAGAGTGTCTTGCGACTGGGTAACGCCTTATTAAATCAGACCATTTACGGATTCGTTCAATCAGCCGGACTGAATCCAAATTTCGGCAGCTTGCACCTTTATTGCCAAGATGAACTATCTTTAATTGAAGATTTCGCCTTAGAATTTCGTCCTTTTTTAGTAGACGAATTAGTGGCAACTTTGGCAATTTCTCAAATTCTCACACCCGACGATTTTACCCAACCTACAAAACAGGGTGTAATCTCTCTCCATCCTGCTGCATTGAAAAAGTTCATCAATCATTGGCAAGCAAAACTGCAAACTGAAGTTACTCATTTATATGCCGAAAAACTCAGCTACCGCTGTTGTTTGGAATGGCAGGTGCGGGAATACATTGCTTACTTGTTAGGTGATACAGAGTTCTATCGCCCAATGTTACTGAAATGGAATGCTGATACTGCTATTTCTCCTATCAGCAAGCAACCAAAAGAACAGCGAGTCTTGGTGAAATTGTAATGTTTTACCTTATCTGCTACGACATCGTAGATGACAGTCGCCGCTATAAAGTTTCTAAGTTATTAGAAACTTATGGTTTGCGAGTCCAAAAATCAGTATTTGAGGCGGTATTGGATGAAAAGCAGTACGAAAGCATTCAAAAACGGTTGCTCAAATTACTCCATTCCAAAGAAGACCAACTCAGATTTTATCCTTTATCTGACCCCTGTCGTTGCAAGGTAGCGATATTAGGAATAAAGCCAGACTTTGCAGTAGATGATGCGGCTTTCATTGTTTAGCTATTAGTCAAATGTACGTTGTTGCGCTGTCTTCGCTAAGGCACAACAACGTACTTAGAAAGCAACTTTCATGGACTATCAAGCTATCAAGTTTGAAGTTCTTGTTACTCCTAAAGTAAAAAAAGAATTGGCAGCATTACCTTTAAAAGTACAAAAGCAATACCACAAAGCTTTCCAAGTATTTGCTAAAGAAGGGCCAATTTACAGAAGTTTGAGAACTCATTGCTATAAACAGAAAAAAGGTGAAATCTGGGGTTCTTCCGCTTCAATGGCTTTGCGTTTTTACTGGGAGTACCAAGCAGAAAAAACTATTTTAGTGATTGCGATCGATAGTCATTAGTCCTTGGTCTGAAACGGCAATCAAACTACGCTAATTACCCGCAGCAAAGATATGAACAAACCTCGAATTTTGCAGGAACGAGAATTAACTTTGATTCAACTGTACAGCCAGTGCCAATTAGGAATGACTCCCAAGGAATTTTATAACAAATGGGCTGTAACTTACGAACAAATAGCTTTAATTTGTTCTCGTTCCAATTCTACTGTACGCCGCTGGTTTAAGCAAGGAAGTTTACACAGAAATCCTAGTCCCAACGATTTGCGCCATCTGGCAATTATGGACTTTCTGTTAGAACATTTCGAGGAAATTCCTGCTTCCCTTTGGAGATTACTTTGTCATAAGTAAAAAGGTAAAAGAATGAAGCGTTTTTCACAGTGTTAATTTCTGTTACCTTGAAAAAATGGCAATTCTAGAGTCACATTAGTTGCGGTCTGTCAATATCATTCTGACCTCACTTTTTAGGCTTCTCTCAATTAAAGTGAAGAAGACCCTTTAAATAGGGAAAAGGTGTTGAAACAATCGTTTTGGGAGAGCGATCGCTTTTCTGGCGGATAAACCTTTCTTTAAGAAAAGGCAAAATATTCAAAATATCCGCCTTTTTTCAATCTGAGGATTTAGAATAGTTCTAAGTCTTCAGATTTCTTATTTGGGAAATCTAAGTGAGGTTGAAATAAACTTTATCCGCTATTTTTGTTATCAGGAGTAATCATGGCTTTATTACCAGAAGTTATGCCCAAATGGTATACTGTAGAACCAACAAAAGACAGAGGTTGGACACCGCAAACTGAAGATATTATTGAAGGTAAAGGCGATCCAGCTACGATCGATGCTTGGGATACAAAAGGAAGCTATTCCCCGAAAAATGCTGATGCTTACACGGTACGTTTGGACAAATTGCAAATCATTAGTCCGATTCAAGTTGGTGGGGGTAGTTTTCCTGAAGGTGGTATTTTACCCGCACAAATTGGCGGTGTTCCCTGCATTCCCGGTTCTAGCATTAGGGGCGCATTGCTAAGTTGGATTCAGGTAAAATGGAATGAGTTACCGAGTGAAGAACAAGCTTTTTGGCAACATTTATTAGCAAGCGATCGCACTCACTGGCTACCCCGCAAAATTCGCTTTGAAACCATTCAGCTAAAAAACCTCAAACCTTATCCATTAAACGCTCAACAAAAATGGCAGTTGTTTGACCAAAAAAGTAAGAATTTAGGCATTCAATGGCAAGTATCTCCTAAACCTCCGAGTCCGAATTCCGATAAATTTTGCTTGCAAGTTTTACTCAAAGATACTTGTACCAAAGAACAAAAAACTTGGCTGGAAACACGCCTAAAAGAAATGCTGCAATTCCAAGGAATCGGACGGGGAAAAGCATCAGGTTTTGGTCGATTAGCGCCCTTTATTCCTTCAGGAAGTTGGGAAATTCAACTCACCGGAATGAAACCTTGCGTCCAAAGTCACAAACCTGGAGATAATCAAACCGGACAATACCGCTGGACACCCCAAGTATTGCGGGCTAATTTACGCGGTTACTTTACCAGATTGGCATTATCTTTGTTCTCGGAGGAAACTGCTTTAAACCTGACTAATAAAATATTTGGCGGTTTGAGTTGTCCGGCTAAATTAACTTTAACTAGCTATTTGCAACCTATTCCCAGAATGCTCAATGAAATTCCCGATGATTATACTAATATTCCGGCTCGTCAAGCACACGCAACTTGGATAATTAGTGTTGATTGCAATGAAGAATTTAAACCTTTAATTGGTGGATTGCTTGCTTTAGCTAGTCGTCTTGGTGGACTTGGCCCAGGTTGGCGCAGACCACCCCACGTTTTAGAACGTTTTTATGGTTTTCGGGGTAGTGAATTTACTGTTACGCCAGCTAATTTGGAACAACCTTTGCATGAATTAATTAAGCGTTTGCGGGAATTAATCACGAAATTAGGTGAAAATTATGGTTGGCGTGCAATGTCTAATCCCACAGCGGTTTCCGGTTCTCTGATTAGTATTTGGCAGGGAAAAGGAGATAAATGGCGAGATATTGTGCATAAAGTTTGCAGGAGTAAAGATAACCGAGAAAATCCTAACCCTAACAGACCCCTTTGGTGTGGAGATTCTGAAAATCGACCGTCGGGTTATGCGGTGCGACAATATAAGGATTATTGTTTGATTACTGTATTTGATAAAGCTGTGGAAGCAACGTTGACAAGTAAAGGTTTCCAGGTTGTATGGCAATGTTGAAAAATCAGGTAATCTCTCCCAGCTATCCCGAAGTCCTAAAATTGCGAGGGGGTGAAAAAATGGCTGAAACAACGCAATTTCGTTTAGACCCTCGCTGCCTTACTGGGCAAGGGTTTCAGGCGTTAAAACAGGTGCAAGTTGGGAGGTTTGTGGTCACAAAATTGCTACCCCTCGCAAACTGCTTCTGGACATTAGGCAGGATAAGGGGTTCAATAGGGGTAGGTAGCGACCTTCATTAGAAGGAAAAGGTGTTGAAACGTTAAATCTTCTCTATCTCCTTTTCTAGTTCTTGCTATTGGTAGCGACCTTCATTAGAAGGAAAAGGTGTTGAAACTAATTACATCTTTATCTAACTTAATTGCAAGCAATTTAAGAGTAGCGACCTTCATTAGAAGGAAAAGGTGTTGAAACAACCTCAAAGTTATGCGAGACAAAACAAAGAAGATTTGTAGCGACCTTCATTAGAAGGAAAAGGTGTTGAAACTCAACAGGGGGTTATTATCTACCAGACTTCTATCTAGTAGCGACCTTCATTAGAAGGAAAAGGTGTTGAAACCCAATCGCCTCAGCTTCAGCCTTGTATCGCTTAAGATTCGCTAAAGGTAGCGACCTTCATTAGAAGGAAAAGGTGTTGAAACATAGAATAATTGATGACATCAAAGCTTAACTTTAAATGTAGCGACCTTCATTAGAAGGAAAAGGTGTTGAAACACTATCAGAAATAGTGCCATTAATATCGGGAATAATGCTGCTAGCAGTAGCGACCTTCATTAGAAGGAAAAGGTGTTGAAACTTCAATTGGTTCAATTTCTGGCTCGTCTTCTTCGCTGTAGCGACCTTCATTAGAAGGAAAAGGTGTTGAAACTAATTGTATTTGTGCCTAACGTTAAAGTAATTGAGGCCAGTAGCGACCTTCATTAGAAGGAAAAGGTGTTGAAACTGATTTCCGAGGCTTATGGAAGGCTGTTGAGCGGAGGTAGCGACCTTCATTAGAAGGAAAAGGTGTTGAAACTAGATCTGAATGATTGATGTCAAACTTTTTACCGCGTAGCGACCTTCATTAGAAGGAAAAGGTGTTGAAACTACTAAACAACCGGAATACTCAGAAGAAGGTGTATGGGTAGCGACAGGAGTTGCACCTGCTGTTTCGAGCTTATGAGACTCGCGTGACCGGAATACTCAGAAGAAGGTGTATGGGTAGCGACCTTCATTAGAAGGAAAAGGTGTTGAAACTGAAGACGAATTCAAAAATACTAAACATGAATGTCGTAGCGACCTTCATTAGAAGGAAAAGGTGTTGAAACAAGGTAATATCAGAGAATATCTAATAACAACAGTGCGTAGCGACCTTCATTAGAAGGAAAAGGTGTTGAAACTCTTCAATTACATCAGCATCATATAAATGAATAAACGTAGCGACCTTCATTAGAAGGAAAAGGTGTTGAAACCAGGGCAATCGGTGTGCGGTGTTGATGCGAAAAGAAGGTAGCGACCTTCATTAGAAGGAAAAGGTGTTGAAACATAATCAAACCCTTTCATTCTGTGCAATGCGGTCATAAGTAGCGACCTTCATTAGAAGGAAAAGGTGTTGAAACCCAATTACTACCATGCCGAAGTTTGTCACCCATTCAAGTAGCGACCTTCATTAAAAGGTAAAGGTATTGAAACACAAACCAGCAAATTGTTGTGTTATCAGTTTGCCATCTTTGGTAATGATCTTCATTAGAAGGTGTTTCGCAAAAAAATAAAGAAGCGAATAATCTTTTCGATCTTCGCTTCTTTACATTTATTACCCAAACTACTCAATCAAACCTGAGTATTACAGTCCTTAGCATCCTTCAATCGCATCGTCCAAAACTGAATTGTATCCGAAATTTCCATCAACAAATCAGTCAACAAAACTTGCTGATTAAAATCTAAATTTTGAAAACGATTCTGAAAATCTTCAGTCGTCATCGTTTCCTGAATTCGCAAATCATTACCAACAATCTTGCACAAAACAACCCGCGCTACACCCCAAGCAAAATAACGCTTTTCCTCCTCCGAACCCGTTGCAGCATCAGGCATTCTGCCACCTAATAAAGCTTGGGAACGCGACATTGCCCAAAAGCGTTCTACACCCCAACTAGCCACATAATCAGCAATGCTACTTGCCGCCCCCTGCCAATTATCCAATTGTCTTTTTCCATTTTTCAACAATTGAAAAACTTCTCTATCTAACTCATAAGAACTCACGGGCATAATTCACTCCTAACTATACAATATGAGAAACAAACACCCGTCCATAACCCACACTCCACAACCCCCCAAGATAATGTTCTCCCATTAAAAAATCATTCCACTTGCTTAACTCTTCCACCTTTCCCCGCGTCGTCCAAGTGAGCAAAAAAACTGAACCAGGTGGAAAACCTTCAACAGCAAATAAATTGTTAACTAAATTGCCTTTTTCATCAGCTTCATCTTTCAAATTAACTCGCGGTTGGCGTACCAAACCCATATCCACAATTAAATTAATGCTAGTATCTGGTACTACAATTCGCCTATCTTTTGGTACTTCTGCTGGTGCTGGCAATTCTTTGTCATAATACTGTACATTTGTCAACTTTAACCAACGTAAATAAACCGTTTTATGCTGAAGTTGTTTTTCAGTAATATAAACCTGGTCTGCACTAATATTCACAAGAGATTGTTGAGATAATTGGCAAAATCGATTCAACCAACTCGGACAACTTACCCACCAATTACCATATCCCAAAACATGAACAGGCCACCACACAGGCCAACCCCAACCCAATGAAATATAGCCCGGAGAAATATCATTATTTTCACCACCAAACCAATTTTTTACTAATGGTTGATAGCTAGCATCACTTTTAGCGTGTTCTCGCAATGCCCCCCGCAACGAACTACCTGGAATTGCTGGACTGCGATCGGGCAATCGAAATATGGGATTATTATTACCGCGACTGCTACTATCAGCACCCCCAATATGAACAGGTTCTCGACAAATTAACCATTCAATAGCCATTTAAACTTACTCCTGAAATAACCATAAATGTCCGTAACCCAAAACATGACGATGGTGCAGATCTGCTAAAGGGCCAGATTTGGTTAATGGCGCAACTTCATTCCATAAATAAACAGCCCCAGCCGGAGTTATCCACTCACCCGGAGTTAAAACTTGCACTCGCATTTCTGGTTGTTCCCTGTCCTTTACCCATTTCCAAGACTGCCAGGGAATCCCCATTTCCGCAGCATAAGCCTTAATTTGTTCCTGGGGATGAGGATAGGGAATCGATACCTTCCAACTACCTTTTTGCCACAGGAATCGATACCTTCCAACTACCTTTTTGCCACAGCGCCCCAGTCAGTAAAATCGCCCCCGTAGGATTGGGACATTCTGCCTCTAGCCAATTATCCATTACTCGGACAGGTGCGATCGCAACTGGCGTACCTCCCGCGCCCAAAAAACCCCAGCCCCAGTCGTCTAGCCCTTTGTCTGGAGGATAATTTCCCATCACCTTGACCAAAATCGACCATCCAGGTGACATTAAAGTAGCCATTTCAGCAAAAAAACCACCCTCATCCTTCACCTGAAAATCTTCCCGACTATTGTGGCTTAAAGTCAGCGTTTGCCAGGGTAAATCTTGCAGTGGCGGATTTTTTAACTGTCCAGTTTTCCAAAACATTTTCAAACTATTTCCCGGAATCAAATACCTGCCACCAACAATTTCAATCTCTTTTTCTCGATGTTCTATTCTTACCTGCCATTGCTCATCTTCCCATTGAAACCGAAAAATTTCTTGAGGCATTTTTTCAGGAGATACCAATCTGTAAACAGGCAGAGGTAAAACCACATAAATCTCCCGATTAAAATACCAAAACGGCCCCCACATCTGACAATCAGATGGTAAATTCAAACAAGCCGCCAAATGATGACCATTAGGAGGCCAACGACATCCTACCTGTCCGCTATTTTGCCCTACTGGAGTCAGATTTCCAATTGCCACCGCTCCTGCTGGAGTAATGGAATACCATTGAGTCATTGCTTACCCTCCCCTATCAATTGCAACCATTTTTGACGTTCTCGTTCTTGCCTTGCTAAAAACGCCTTCAAGCTAATCCAATTAATCCACCAACTCCAACTTTCTATTTCTGCTAAAAAATCTCTTCCACTCACTCTAATTATTTCAGCCCAAGTCAGAGGAATTCCCACACTTGCCCATAGAGTTTCCAGCAAAGATTGCACCGTAGAAATAGAATTTTCTTGCAGTCGCGTACTTTCTAAATACCCCAATAATTTATCCCAAGAATTTAATTCACTTTGGCTAACATTAACGGGTTGTATTGACATCAATAAATTCCAAAGAGGCCAAGGACAGATCCAATCTAGAGACTGCCCACTATTAAATAAAATTCGCACGCAAACTCGATTCTTTCCCTGATTTTTGGCTTCCTTATACGCCTGATTTAATCCTCGATGCCAAAGAGATTGAGGAATACGCCGTTGGGCAATTACCACCCCCAAACTAAAATCCATTTTTTGACCTGGTACAGGATAAATTTCATTTCCATACTGTACCCAACCATCTACAGGTGGATTCAATGGTTGCGTTAAAGGTGAAGCATCTCCGCGCCATAAACGATACAAATCATTAGTCAAAGAAATCGCTTCTGTTAACGGCCCTAACAGTAAAAAATCATCTCCTCCAGCAAAGATTACCTTGCCATTGTGATGCTGTTCTGTTAAAGGATAAAGCAGCTGATTCCACAAACCAAATAACACAGACAAGTCAAGAATATGAGGTAATTCTACTTGCCGTTTTGAATTATTCTCAAACACCAAAGGATTAATCCCTAAATTATATTGAGCAATCATTTGGGGAGTAGGATGCCATTGACACCACAGCAAATTAAGCTTTTGATATTGTTCACCAGAAAGCCACTTGCCCATATTGTCACCATCCCCCCGCCAACCAACAGTCCACTCAATGGTGTTTTCCCAACCAAAAGGAGCCAATTGCTGCCAATCTTCTATTTGCGGTTCTTCAAAATTACGCCTTTCCAAAACTTGAGGATGAAAGAATACATCTTGACGCAAATTCTCTCTTTCCGAATTGATTTGGTCAACAGTGGGCATTCCCCAATCTCTCAGTTTCTTCGAGAAATATTCGTAGAGAAATTCCAACCCATGATTCCATTTTTCTACTGTTGCTATAGTAGGAACCCAAGCTGCTGCTACCGCTGTCCGGTCTGGAAACCGTTCCCAAGGACAAGCAGGCGGTTTTTTTCCCCACAATTGTTCCAAAGTCGGTTCAATAATTTCTGGTACAGAAGCCAAACGCTTTACCAATTCAATACTATTGAGTCGGTCATCGCTAGAAAATAACCCAGACAAACGACTTTCTTCAGCTGCTCTTTTCCACCATTCTTCTATTTGGTGATGAGGTAATCCCCAAGTTCCTCCCTCTTGATAAACTAATCGCAAACCAGGATGCCAAATTGACAAACAACCATCACTAGGACTGGTGCGCCCTCCCCACCAAGTTCCCTCCCACTGGCGACCAACTTTGCGAGATTCAATCAGCTGATGTAAACTTTCAATATCTTTGCTAACTGTCTCAATTTGAAAGCTCTTTGTTTCTGCATAAACTGACCATAAATATTGATGATCCGAACGAATAACGCGCCATCCTTGTCCGTTTAGCAGCTTAGGACTGTAATTAATTACCACATTTTCCAAACATTCAATAAACTTTCCCCATTCTTGATAGAGTACATTGCTAAAATTAGACAACCAATCCGGTGAATTAGGATGTAATCCTGTAATAACATTAGGTAACTCTGCTTGCCAAAATTTTTCAGCATTGACAGGCTTTTCTTCCAACCAATTTAGGAATTCTGAGGAATGATGCAGGGGCAATAAAACTTTCCCTCCATGCTCTTGCCATCGATAAATTAAAACTGCTGAAAGATAATGACACAGCCAAGAAGCTACCGCCCAATCTCTTAATTTCTGACCACCTCCCAGAAAAGTCTGAACTGGCCCAAAAGTTAATACAGCAATCTCTGTTAAATTGCTATTACTAGCAA from Phormidium ambiguum IAM M-71 includes:
- a CDS encoding type III-B CRISPR module-associated protein Cmr3 yields the protein MTQWYSITPAGAVAIGNLTPVGQNSGQVGCRWPPNGHHLAACLNLPSDCQMWGPFWYFNREIYVVLPLPVYRLVSPEKMPQEIFRFQWEDEQWQVRIEHREKEIEIVGGRYLIPGNSLKMFWKTGQLKNPPLQDLPWQTLTLSHNSREDFQVKDEGGFFAEMATLMSPGWSILVKVMGNYPPDKGLDDWGWGFLGAGGTPVAIAPVRVMDNWLEAECPNPTGAILLTGALWQKGSWKVSIPVAKR
- a CDS encoding RAMP superfamily CRISPR-associated protein, translating into MAIEWLICREPVHIGGADSSSRGNNNPIFRLPDRSPAIPGSSLRGALREHAKSDASYQPLVKNWFGGENNDISPGYISLGWGWPVWWPVHVLGYGNWWVSCPSWLNRFCQLSQQSLVNISADQVYITEKQLQHKTVYLRWLKLTNVQYYDKELPAPAEVPKDRRIVVPDTSINLIVDMGLVRQPRVNLKDEADEKGNLVNNLFAVEGFPPGSVFLLTWTTRGKVEELSKWNDFLMGEHYLGGLWSVGYGRVFVSHIV
- the cas1 gene encoding CRISPR-associated endonuclease Cas1, which gives rise to MTAIFITQPGSYLKAKYHYFQVFQQNKLCLQIHSSQVSQITLFDNCRLQSQAASLAESLAIPVLFLDNQGNYLGRLQLESQHSAKYFQQQIKRTQNLNFTKTIAESIVRAYLHNCCVVLFHLTANHSTPKVEIAMEMLDLLIDDLPMADSIHALREYSTTGASLYYQSITELLAKAFNFQCTCRPHFDSIKSVLRLGNALLNQTIYGFVQSAGLNPNFGSLHLYCQDELSLIEDFALEFRPFLVDELVATLAISQILTPDDFTQPTKQGVISLHPAALKKFINHWQAKLQTEVTHLYAEKLSYRCCLEWQVREYIAYLLGDTEFYRPMLLKWNADTAISPISKQPKEQRVLVKL
- a CDS encoding Cas10/Cmr2 second palm domain-containing protein, with protein sequence MMNIEDWLIKQKQLYQNQTLPNQAPLLSPHPVSGQWQNSNYMKTKFWWGGGASQEACEQIELASNSNLTEIAVLTFGPVQTFLGGGQKLRDWAVASWLCHYLSAVLIYRWQEHGGKVLLPLHHSSEFLNWLEEKPVNAEKFWQAELPNVITGLHPNSPDWLSNFSNVLYQEWGKFIECLENVVINYSPKLLNGQGWRVIRSDHQYLWSVYAETKSFQIETVSKDIESLHQLIESRKVGRQWEGTWWGGRTSPSDGCLSIWHPGLRLVYQEGGTWGLPHHQIEEWWKRAAEESRLSGLFSSDDRLNSIELVKRLASVPEIIEPTLEQLWGKKPPACPWERFPDRTAVAAAWVPTIATVEKWNHGLEFLYEYFSKKLRDWGMPTVDQINSERENLRQDVFFHPQVLERRNFEEPQIEDWQQLAPFGWENTIEWTVGWRGDGDNMGKWLSGEQYQKLNLLWCQWHPTPQMIAQYNLGINPLVFENNSKRQVELPHILDLSVLFGLWNQLLYPLTEQHHNGKVIFAGGDDFLLLGPLTEAISLTNDLYRLWRGDASPLTQPLNPPVDGWVQYGNEIYPVPGQKMDFSLGVVIAQRRIPQSLWHRGLNQAYKEAKNQGKNRVCVRILFNSGQSLDWICPWPLWNLLMSIQPVNVSQSELNSWDKLLGYLESTRLQENSISTVQSLLETLWASVGIPLTWAEIIRVSGRDFLAEIESWSWWINWISLKAFLARQERERQKWLQLIGEGKQ
- the cas2 gene encoding CRISPR-associated endonuclease Cas2; amino-acid sequence: MFYLICYDIVDDSRRYKVSKLLETYGLRVQKSVFEAVLDEKQYESIQKRLLKLLHSKEDQLRFYPLSDPCRCKVAILGIKPDFAVDDAAFIV
- a CDS encoding RAMP superfamily CRISPR-associated protein, which encodes MALLPEVMPKWYTVEPTKDRGWTPQTEDIIEGKGDPATIDAWDTKGSYSPKNADAYTVRLDKLQIISPIQVGGGSFPEGGILPAQIGGVPCIPGSSIRGALLSWIQVKWNELPSEEQAFWQHLLASDRTHWLPRKIRFETIQLKNLKPYPLNAQQKWQLFDQKSKNLGIQWQVSPKPPSPNSDKFCLQVLLKDTCTKEQKTWLETRLKEMLQFQGIGRGKASGFGRLAPFIPSGSWEIQLTGMKPCVQSHKPGDNQTGQYRWTPQVLRANLRGYFTRLALSLFSEETALNLTNKIFGGLSCPAKLTLTSYLQPIPRMLNEIPDDYTNIPARQAHATWIISVDCNEEFKPLIGGLLALASRLGGLGPGWRRPPHVLERFYGFRGSEFTVTPANLEQPLHELIKRLRELITKLGENYGWRAMSNPTAVSGSLISIWQGKGDKWRDIVHKVCRSKDNRENPNPNRPLWCGDSENRPSGYAVRQYKDYCLITVFDKAVEATLTSKGFQVVWQC